From a single Raphanus sativus cultivar WK10039 chromosome 3, ASM80110v3, whole genome shotgun sequence genomic region:
- the LOC108843976 gene encoding AT-hook motif nuclear-localized protein 4 encodes MEEREGTSNNILTSFGLKQHVAPPPHPPSTGVYQMDPPRSENPNFFPVGLLPNTTAASASVSAVAVKATENAAAAAPPFSLTMPVENSSSELAKKKRGRPRKYNPDGSLAVTLSPMPISSSVPLATGQRGRGRGRGRGGRGRGGRVEQQPYNNNNWAKHPRMFEFDNSSPTVVGTGEVVTSASFTPHVLTVNAGEDVTMKIMTFSQQEGSLAICVLSANGPISNVTLRQSTTSGGTLTYEGHFEILSLTGSFIPSESGGTRSRAGGMSVSLAGPDGRVFGGGLAGLFIAAGPVQVMVGTFVAGGQKEESQQQQIKKQRRERLGIPITTQGSNISFGGGSAEDPKARYNGVPNKPVVVQPPPVSAPPPMSFQHEPSTTNAVQGYYRNNTAADHIRDLFSSLPGEDDDEEDDENLEGEDDGEFGGHTESDNEVPS; translated from the exons ATGGAGGAGAGAGAAGGAACCAGCAACAACATCTTAACCAGTTTTGGTCTGAAACAACACGtagctcctcctcctcatcctcctAGTACTGGTGTCTACCAAATGGACCCACCACGGTCCGAAAACCCTAACTTTTTTCCGGTGGGGCTACTACCCAACACCACCGCCGCATCTGCCTCCGTCTCCGCCGTGGCGGTTAAAGCTACTGAgaatgctgctgctgctgctcctcCTTTCAGCTTAACAATGCCGGTGGAGAATTCCTCTTCTGAGCtggcgaagaagaagagagggagACCGAGAAAGTATAACCCCGACGGCTCACTCGCCGTGACTCTTTCTCCGATGCCAATCTCCTCCTCCGTTCCGTTGGCAACTGGGCAACGAGGAAGAGGGcgtggaagaggaagaggaggacgAGGTCGCGGCGGACGTGTAGAGCAGCAGccctacaacaacaacaattgGGCCAAGCATCCTCGGATGTTCGAATTCGACAACAGTTCTCCTACTG TTGTGGGAACTGGAGAAGTTGTTACTAGTGCAAGTTTTACTCCTCATGTGCTCACAGTAAATGCTGGCGAG GATGTGAcaatgaagataatgacattcTCTCAGCAAGAAGGCTCTCTTGCCATCTGCGTTCTTTCCGCAAACGGTCCCATTTCAAATGTTACACTTCGCCAATCTACCACTTCTGGTGGCACTCTCACTTATGAG GGTCATTTTGAGATTCTTTCTTTGACGGGTTCGTTTATACCAAGCGAGAGTGGAGGAACCCGAAGCAGAGCTGGAGGGATGAGTGTGTCTCTTGCAGGACCTGATGGTCGTGTCTTTGGTGGTGGTCTCGCTGGTCTCTTTATTGCCGCTGGTCCTGTTCAG GTAATGGTAGGGACTTTTGTTGCCGGGGGTCAGAAGGAGGAATCGCAGCAGCAGCAGATAAAGAAGCAAAGAAGAGAAAGACTCGGGATCCCCATAACAACGCAAGGTTCCAACATCTCATTCGGTGGTGGCTCAGCTGAAGATCCAAAGGCTAGATACAACGGCGTCCCAAACAAGCCTGTTGTTGTCCAGCCACCACCAGTGTCCGCACCACCACCTATGTCCTTTCAGCATGAGCCGAGCACTACTAACGCGGTCCAAGGTTACTACAGAAACAACACTGCTGCTGACCATATCAGggatctcttctcttctctcccAGGAGAGGATGAcgacgaagaagatgatgagaaCTTAGAAGGTGAAGACGATGGGGAATTTGGAGGCCACACTGAATCCGACAACGAGGTTCCAAGCTGA
- the LOC108847207 gene encoding uncharacterized protein LOC108847207: MAESSGKTLMDLISADPTPVPAQSTSSSSTPSQPSPAAAVSSANMPMSTKTTLGEKKSKRATLMQIQSDTISVAKAALNPVKANIMPQRQRQRKKPVSYTQLARSIHELAATLDQKSSQKQLVNHVFPKLAVYNSVDPSLAPSLLMLNQQCEDRNVLRYVYYYLARILSDTGLSPGGGIPTPNWDALADIDAGGGVTRADVVPRIVNQLTSEASNSEVEFHARRLQALKALTYSPSENSELLSKLYVIVFDLLNKVADVPHKRKKGVFGTKGGDKESIIRSNLQYAAMSALRRLPLDPGNPVFLHRAAQGVSFADPVAVRHSLEILAELAARDPYTVAMTLEKLASPAGALQDILHLHDVLARVALARLCHGITRARALDERPDIRAQFNSILYQLLLDPSERVCYEAILCILGKYDNTERMDERASGWYRLTREIMKLPEATSKDKSNKTKRPQPLIKLVMRRLESSFRSFSRPVLHAAARVVQEMGKSRAAAFAMGLEDIDESVHVNAFSDALDDAETNDSSHPEGIRRTSSISAGPGRNETIASLLASLMEVVRTTVACECVYVRAMVVKALIWMQSPHESLDELKSIIASELSDPAWPAALVNDVLLTLHARFKATPDMAVILLEIARIFATKVPGKIDADVLQLLWKTCLVGAGPDGKHTALEAVTIVLDLPPPQPGSMSGLTSIDRVSASDPKSALALQKLVQAAVWFLGENANYAASEYAWESATPPGTALMMLDADKMVAAASSRNPTLAGALTRLQRCAFSGSWEVRIVAIQALTTIAIRSGEPFRLQIYEFLHTLAEGGVQSQLSEMHLSNGEDQGVSGTGLGVLITPMLKVLDEMYLGQDELIKEIRHHDNANKEWKDEELKKLYETHERLLDFVSLFCYIPRAKYLPLGPISAKLIDTYRTKHNITASSGSTDPTVVATGISDLIYESTQPAPAASNSSGLDDDLVNAWAANLGDDGLLGNNAPAMSRVNEFIAGVGTDAPDVDEENVFSRPSVGYDDMWAKTLLETNDQEEDDVRSGSSSPDSTGSVESSISSHFGGMNYPSLFSSKPSSQPTGKTGGSKYQSTYEGYGSPIREEPPPPYSYSEPQSRESFENPMAAGSGSRSYESDDEEPRKSTGTRFGTALYDFTAGGDDELNLTAEEELEIEYEVDGWFYVKKKRPGRDGKMAGLVPVLYVNQS; the protein is encoded by the exons ATGGCG gaATCGTCTGGTAAGACGCTGATGGATCTGATCTCGGCGGATCCAACCCCAGTTCCAGCACAAtctacttcttcttcatccacGCCGTCACAGCCGTCCCCCGCAGCAGCCGTATCATCGGCGAATATGCCAATGTCGACGAAGACGACGCTGGGAGAGAAGAAATCGAAGAGAGCGACATTGATGCAGATCCAGAGCGATACTATCTCTGTTGCCAAAGCTGCTCTGAATCCTGTTAAGGCCAATATCATGCCTCAAAGGCAGAGACAGAGAAAGAAG CCAGTTTCATATACGCAACTTGCAAGGAGCATTCACGAGTTAGCTGCCACCTTGGACCAG AAAAGTTCCCAGAAGCAACTAGTGAATCACGTGTTCCCTAAGCTTGCTGTGTACAACTCCGTTGATCCTTCTCTGGCCCCATCTCTTCTTATG CTTAATCAGCAATGTGAAGACCGGAATGTGCTACGCTATGTCTATTATTACTTAGCTAGAATTTTGTCCGATACGGGGCTGAGTCCAGGGGGTGGTATCCCCACTCCTAACTGGGATGCTCTAGCAGATATTGATGCTGGTGGAGGAGTCACAAGAGCTGATGTTGTTCCTCGGATAGTGAATCAGCTAACATCGGAAGCTTCTAATTCTGAAGTTGAAT TTCATGCTCGACGACTGCAAGCTTTAAAAGCTCTGACATATTCACCGTCAGAAAATTCTGAGCTTTTGTCAAAGTTGTATGTGATTGTATTTGACTTGCTTAATAAG GTTGCTGATGTTCCGCATAAACGAAAGAAAGGCGTCTTTGGGACAAAAGGGGGTGATAAGGAG tcAATCATTCGGAGTAACTTGCAATATGCTGCTATGAGTGCACTAAGAAGACTTCCTCTTGATCCAGGAAATCCAGTTTTTCTGCACCGTGCAGCCCAGGG TGTTTCATTTGCTGATCCTGTTGCGGTGAGGCATTCGCTGGAAATTCTAGCTGAATTAGCTGCAAGAGACCCCTATACAGTTGCAATGACATTAG AAAAGCTTGCATCTCCAGCAG GGGCTTTGCAAGATATCCTACATTTGCATGATGTGCTTGCTAGGGTTGCCCTGGCTAGGTTGTGCCACGGTATAACCAGAGCTCGAGCTTTAGATG AGAGACCTGATATTAGAGCTCAGTTCAACTCAATTCTCTACCAGCTACTCCTAGATCCAAGCGAAAGGGTATGCTATGAGGCGATTTTGTGCATTCTAGGAAAATACGATAACACAGAAAG GATGGATGAGCGTGCTAGTGGATGGTACCGCTTGACCAGGGAGATCATGAAGCTGCCTGAAGCGACATCCAAGGATAAATCTAATAAAACCAAGCGACCACAGCCCCTTATTAAGCTTGTAATGAGAAG GTTAGAGAGCTCATTTCGCAGTTTCTCAAGACCAGTACTTCATGCAGCAGCAAGGGTTGTGCAAGAAATGGGAAAGAGCAGAGCTGCAGCGTTTGCTATGGGATTAGAGGACATTGATGAATCAGTTCATGTAAATGCATTTTCTGACGCTTTGGATGATGCTGAAACAAATGACAGTTCTCACCCAGAAG GGATACGGAGAACATCATCTATCTCCGCAGGGCCTGGTCGCAATGAGACAATCGCAAGTTTGCTCGCTTCATTAATGGAGGTGGTTCGAACAACAGTAGCATGCGAGTGCGTGTATGTGCGGGCAATGGTTGTCAAAGCATTGATATGGATGCAAAGTCCACATGAATCGTTGGATGAATTGAAATCAATCATTGCCTCAGAGCTTTCCGATCCTGCCTGGCCTGCAGCTCTAGTTAATGATGTTTTGCTTACTTTGCATGCTCGTTTTAAG GCAACTCCAGATATGGCTGTTATTCTTCTCGAAATTGCCAGAATTTTTGCTACCAAAGTCCCTGGGAAAATTGACGCTGATGTCTTACAACTGCTCTGGAAG ACATGTCTTGTTGGAGCTGGTCCTGATGGTAAACACACAGCTCTGGAAGCAGTGACGATCGTACTCGACCTACCACCCCCACAGCCAGGATCCATGTCAGGACTGACATCAATTGATAGGGTCTCTGCATCAGATCCGAAGTCGGCTCTGGCGCTGCAGAAATTGGTGCAAGCCGCT GTATGGTTCCTTGGAGAAAATGCAAATTACGCTGCTTCAGAATATGCATGGGAATCTGCAACTCCACCAGGCACTGCACTTATGATGTTGGATGCAGATAAAATGGTTGCTGCTGCCAGTTCTCGCAATCCTACTCTAGCTGGTGCATTAACTCGCCTCCAGAGGTGTGCCTTTAGTGGTAGCTGGGAG GTCCGAATTGTTGCAATTCAAGCTCTTACGACAATAGCCATTAGATCTGGTGAACCTTTCAGGCTGCAGATATACGAGTTTTTGCACACTTTGGCTGAGGGTGGTGTACAGTCTCAACTTTCTGAAATGCACCTTAGTAATGGGGAAGACCAAGGAGTTAGTGGTACAGGACTTGGAGTCTTAATAACTCCGATGTTAAAAGTTCTGGATGAAATGTATCTAGGACAAGACGAATTAATCAA GGAAATTCGCCATCATGATAATGCAAACAAAGAATGGAAGGACGAGGAGCTGAAAAAACTCTACGAAACACACGAGAGGCTGCTGGATTTTGTTTCCTTGTTTTGCTATATTCCAAGAGCCAAGTATTTACCCCTGGGTCCGATAAG TGCAAAGCTCATTGATACATACCGGACAAAGCACAATATCACAGCATCTTCTGGGTCAACCGATCCAACTGTTGTTGCTACTGGTATTTCGGACTTAATATATGAGTCCACTCAGCCTGCCCCTGCTGCGTCAAACTCCAGTGGTTTGGATGATGATCTGGTGAATGCTTGGGCTGCAAACCTTGGTGATGATGGCCTACTCGGAAACAACGCCCCAGCTATGAGCAGG GTTAATGAGTTCATTGCTGGAGTTGGAACAGATGCACCAGACGTTGATGAGGAGAATGTCTTCTCTAGACCTTCAGTTGGGTATGATGACATGTGGGCTAAGACTCTCTTAGAAACTAACGACCAGGAG GAAGATGATGTGAGATCAGGTTCATCGTCTCCAGATTCTACTGGATCAGTTGAAAGCTCTATATCCTCTCATTTTGGTGGAATGAATTACCCATCACTGTTCAGTTCAAAGCCTTCCTCACAGCCAACG GGAAAAACGGGTGGAAGCAAATACCAGTCCACATACGAAGGCTATGGTTCCCCG ATAAGGGAAGAGCCTCCTCCACCTTACTCATATTCTGAGCCACAAAGTCGTGAATCGTTTGAGAACCCAATGGCAGCAGGGTCTGGATCTCGAAGTTACGAATCAGATGATGAAGAACCGAGGAAATCTACTGGTACAAGATTTGGAACAGCGCTCTATGACTTCACCGCAGGAGGAGATGATGAG CTAAACTTGACGGCAGAAGAGGAACTGGAGATAGAATATGAAGTTGATGGCTGGTTTTAC GTCAAGAAGAAGCGACCTGGCAGAGATGGGAAGATGGCTGGACTTGTACCCGTTCTTTACGTTAACCAGTCTTAA
- the LOC108846836 gene encoding probable aminotransferase ACS12, protein MRLIVPLRGVVQGRGGLFVGSLIPCCIFYCLQLYLKRRSPPPPPDSDSPRTSSPSTASPVGLSPRAVPLTEPLVSQYYIGLERAKTDPYDRISNKDGIIQLGLAESTMCFDLLTRWMSDNLMDSLMMKINEGEFDIRRIAMYQPFEGLWELKVAFADFMSRIMGGNVYFDPSNMVIIAGGNPAIEVLAFSLVDHGNAILVPSPYYSGFDRDIKFRTGVELIPVHTRSSENFTVTVSALEQALNEASKRGRKVSAILFSNPSNPVGNIMSRETLHDILKFAQEKNIHIISDEIFAGSVYGDKEFVSMAEVANSSECDKSRVHIIYGLSKDFSLPGFRAAVIYSFHQDVVSAAKKLVRFSSVPVPVQRILVSLLSDTRFVEEYLAAHRERIRDKHVRFVDGLKRLGIPCAESGGGLYCWVDMSGLLTSYSEKGELDLFERLLSVAKINATPGTAFYCVEPGWFRCCFTALADEDIPMVMGRIKKLTEPSRS, encoded by the exons ATGAGGCTGATAGTACCTCTCCGTGGAGTCGTCCAAGGCCGTGGAGGCCTATTCGTTGGCTCACTTATCCCTTGCTGTATCTTCTACTGTCTCCAGCTTTACCTCAAACGCcgttctcctcctcctcctcccgaTTCAGACTCACCGAGGACGTCTTCGCCGTCAACAGCTTCACCTGTTGGACTGTCCCCTCGTGCGGTTCCACTAACGGAACCTCTAGTTTCGCAGTATTACATCGGGTTAGAGAGGGCCAAAACGGATCCGTACGATCGAATCAGTAACAAGGATGGGATTATACAGCTAGGGTTGGCGGAGAGTACG ATGTGCTTCGACTTGCTCACGAGATGGATGTCTGATAATCTGATGGATTCGTTGATGATGAAAATTAATGAGGGTGAGTTCGACATCAGGCGCATCGCCATGTATCAACCTTTCGAAGGATTATGGGAACTCAAAGTG GCTTTTGCTGATTTCATGTCACGAATAATGGGAGGTAACGTTTACTTTGATCCCTCGAACATGGTGATAATAGCTGGTGGGAATCCTGCTATCGAAGTGTTAGCTTTCAGCTTGGTAGATCATGGAAATGCTATTCTAGTCCCGTCGCCGTATTATTCAGG CTTTGATAGGGATATAAAGTTTCGGACAGGAGTCGAGCTTATACCAGTACATACCCGGAGCTCGGAAAATTTCACTGTAACGGTTTCCGCGCTGGAGCAAGCTTTGAACGAAGCTAGCAAACGTGGAAGAAAAGTCTCAGCCATCCTCTTCTCAAACCCGTCGAACCCCGTCGGTAACATAATGTCAAGAGAGACGTTACATGACATCTTGAAATTTGCTCAAGAGAAGAACATCCACATCATATCCGACGAAATATTCGCCGGTTCTGTTTACGGGGACAAAGAGTTCGTTAGCATGGCCGAGGTAGCTAATAGTTCGGAATGCGACAAGAGTAGGGTTCATATCATCTACGGCCTGTCGAAAGATTTCTCGCTTCCCGGTTTTAGAGCTGCTGTCATCTATTCGTTTCATCAAGACGTCGTGAGCGCGGCAAAGAAGCTGGTGAGGTTTTCATCGGTGCCAGTTCCTGTCCAGAGGATACTTGTCTCTCTGCTGTCGGATACGAGGTTCGTCGAGGAATACCTGGCGGCTCACAGGGAAAGAATCAGGGATAAGCATGTTCGGTTTGTGGATGGTCTGAAGCGGCTAGGGATTCCATGTGCTGAGAGTGGTGGCGGGTTGTATTGCTGGGTTGACATGAGCGGTTTGCTGACGTCTTACAGCGAGAAAGGAGAGCTCGACTTGTTTGAGAGGCTGTTGAGTGTTGCTAAGATTAATGCCACTCCGGGAACAGCTTTTTATTGTGTGGAACCAGGATGGTTCAGGTGTTGTTTCACCGCTTTAGCTGATGAAGACATACCAATGGTCATGGGACGGATCAAGAAGCTTACTGAACCATCCAGATCTTGA
- the LOC108845883 gene encoding prefoldin subunit 1, producing the protein MADEATRTAFLEIQASMIDLTGKLKQVQTQMRNKEGDRKRAYLTLEELRPLPEDTNTFKSIGRTFLLEPKSVLEAEQEQKFKDSEATIASLQTSKENLEKKIAEVENSLRELLQQEPGIARQIMSMSM; encoded by the exons ATGGCGGACGAAGCAACCCGAACT GCATTTCTAGAGATTCAAGCAAGCATGATCGATCTCACCGGCAAGCTCAAGCAG gTGCAGACACAGATGCGGAACAAAGAGGGAGATAGAAAACGTGCTTACTTAACCTTGGAGGAGCTACGCCCTTTGCCTGAAGATACTAACACTTTCAAGTCTATAG gaagaAC GTTTCTTCTAGAGCCCAAGAGTGTACTAGAGGCTGAACAAGAGCAGAAGTTCAAGGATAGCGAGGCTACAATTGCTTCTCTTCAG ACATCGAAGGAGAACTTGGAGAAGAAGATTGCAGAGGTGGAGAACAGCTTGAGGGAGCTGTTGCAGCAAGAACCTGGCATCGCTCGACAGATTATGTCCATGTCTATGTAA